Genomic DNA from Electrophorus electricus isolate fEleEle1 chromosome 23, fEleEle1.pri, whole genome shotgun sequence:
ACACAAACATGAGGCATTTGTGAAATGTGTGCTGTAAAGGCACATTGATATAGTCTCTTGTCATTACCTCCTTGAGATCATAGTGCTTTTAACCCACATTccatttctgtgtgttgtgacaTGACATTCAAAGAATTCAGGCAAAAGTCTAAATACTTGAGGAAAGAACTCTTGTAATGCAGAAGAAACATGGCACTACAAAAGAAATGGTTACTGGTTTTACTGTTATTCTGTGATGTTAAACCTAACGATCgtcaaactgaaaaaaatcttttttaaaaggcAATAACCTCATTCAGTTaccttctttttaaaaagtttatggTTGAAGTAAGAGCCTACTGTTAGAGTTTTTGTAAAGCCCACACTGGGACAGATCCGGAATATACTGTATAGGATGTTTGTATTAGTGCTTTGTAAACATTGCTGCAGCACAATATTTCAACACTGGGATAATACTCAATCTGCCAAAGCTCTTCAAAATGATAGTACATTTTTACCCATTCCATTTTTGACATTAACAAGGTCCATTTTCTAGAGTTCCAGACATACATGTTTTTCCATCCTTTGTTCTGCTGTCAGGCCTTTGAATGTACCCAAATTCCCTTTGCATGGTTACTAGAAAGTTCTTTTGTTTGACTTGTTTGAAGAACCTGTCAGCCTAGTCATCCTGTATGATTATGTAATATGAATGAACTGGTATAAGCTGCCTTGCCACATACAGGCCTGTTGACACAGGGAACATGGCCGACTATGAAAGGGCTGGGCGGGTTGGATGCTTAACTGACATCAGAATTCATGAATGGAGCGTTTGTAGCTGTAGCATGGTGCGTTGCCAAGGTGAGGAATGCAAACCTCCTTACTTAACTGCAGGCAAGCCAGGTTCAGCAGCAGACACAGCAAACCTCTGTACACTTAGTCCCTGTTATGTTGTTATTGAACAGTTTAGTATTTCTTGAGAGAGAAACCTTTCTACTATAGTGTTCAGTAAGGGCCATTTGTCTAAATGATGTAATGACTGTTTAAAAGTGTCATTAGGTGTTATTAAAGGATTAATAAGGTTGTTGTTTGTTCTTGTCTTACAGTTATATCATAGTGCCTCTTTGTTAGCAGCCCAGgcctcatgtctgtgtgacGCAGAACTTTAGCCTCAGGTGACCAGGTGGAGGCTGGTCCACTGATGTCCATGCTCAAACCACTGCTCTTTGTATGGAATCAGATGTCCACGGCCATGGTTCCAATACTTGAATTCTGTGCACTCCCATACTAACGAACAATAGAGACGTATACTTGACGGTTGAGAACACTAGACATGGTGAACATAATGAAGGCAGGCCTATGTGCTCTCAGAACTGGTTTGGCAGACACTTTCTATCAGCTATTTTTTGTTCACAAACATGcaacacaacactacacacgaCCTGCCACAGTGTAAGATATTTCATTAACTTCACAAAACAAACTGGCCCATAGGCTAGTAATGCATGGCCGCTAGGATGCAGTGTATTGTCACGGGAAGCAGGCACAGTAACCCCAGATAGGCAGGGTCTTCCCGTGGCATGTTCCTGCGTTGTCTCTGATGTGGAACTGTCCCGGTCCTGATTGGCTCTCACCTTCCCCTGCAGCTAACCGGAGGCTGAAGTACATCAGCTTGGCTGTCCTAGTGATCCAGAATGCCTCACTCATCCTCAGCATCCGCTACGTACGCACGCTGCCGGGAGACCACTTCTTCACCACGTCCGCCGTGGTCATGGCCGAGATCCTGAAGGTCCTCACCTGCCTCATCATCCTCCTGGCTCAGAGGAGAGGTGTGTCTCCGAGGCCTTGGGCTAATTCTCTGCCGCCTCATTTGGTCCTGGTGCAAAGTGCCTGGGGAATCTGTCAAAGCTCTTTAAACCGATAGAATGAAATCATGGATTAAACTGTGAATTTGGTGCTAAATGATGTCTTCTTCTGTCTGCAAATGCAGGAAATATCAGGGCCTTTGTGACCTTGCTGTACGACTCTATAGTGGTCCAGTATCGGGATACGCTGAAGTTATCGGTTCCGTCACTTATCTACACCTTACAGAACAACCTGCAGTATGTAGCCATCTCCAATTTACCAGCAGCCACTTTCCAGGTAAGCTCTACCTTGCTGGTGTTGTATGTCTGTCGTTCTCCGTCCTTGTGTCTCTTGCTTCGCCTGGTGTACACTGGCAGTATGGACATACAAGGTACGTGGATACATGGGTGGTGCAGGGTAGGCCATCTGGTTTTGAATCATCttgtaaataattaacattGTTAGTAAATCAATACTCAATAAGATCCAAGTTTAGATTAATTTGAATTTATGATGGGTTTTGTAGACAATTAGTGTTACATATGATACTGTGTTCACAAAGTTGTGTACACGACCTGCAGAGGTACAGCTGCACATGTGACGGGCTTTTCtttcctccctttctcactttttccctgtctctgcttttctcttgatttctctctctgtatagtTTTGCtatatgaatgtttgtttttttctctctgatcATCTGTCTCCCGTTGTCTTCTCCTCCCCGTACCCGCCCACGTCTGCAGGTGACGTACCAGCTGAAGATCTTGACCACGGCGCTCTTCTCCGTGCTGATGCTGCGGAAGAGCCTGTCTCGGGTGCAGTGgctctccctgctgctgctcttcACCGGTGTGGCCATCGTCCAGGTGGAGCAGGACGGCAGCAAGCAGAAGGAGGCAGCGGTGTCGCCCGCAACCCAGAGCTACGTCAAGGGCCTGCTGGCTGTGGTGGTGTCGTGCCTGTCGTCAGGCTTCGCCGGCGTCTACTTCGAGAAGATCCTGAAGGGCAGCTCGGCGTCAGTGTGGCTCCGCAACGTGCAGTTGGGCATCTTTGGCACGCTGCTGGGCCTCCTGGGCATGTGGTGGAACGATGGAGCCGCCGTGGCCGAGAAGGGCTTCTTGTTCGGCTACACGCCCATGGTGTGGGGCGTGATCTTCAACCAGGCGTTCGGCGGCCTCCTGGTGGCCGTGGTGGTGAAGTACGCGGACAACATCCTCAAAGGCTTCGCCACCTCCTTCTCCATCATCGTGTCCACAGTCACGTCCGTCTACCTGTTCGGCTTCCACGTGGACCTGCTGTTTACGCTCGGCGCCGGCCTCGTTATCGCCGCCGTGTACATGTACAGCCTGCCGAAGGCTGTGGCCCTGCCCCCCAGCCTTGGCTCCGCCGCTTCTTCCTGCAGCCACGGAGATTCGAGGATGGAAGCATTCCTTCCAAAGTCAGTGCTGGTGAAATGAGCTTATCTGTGACATGCTCTCTCTGCACCCCCTCTTACTCCCCACACTACGTCTTCATCCCCcatagcctttttttttttttttttcttttccagtaACCCCTCTCCAACGTGTCATCTTAACTCTCCCCGCTGCTCTGGGCTCGACTTTGGGGCAcctgctctctccttcttgcTGGTGTGAGAAGCTTATGCAAGCGTGTGCAAGCATGTGGGGGGCTGTGAGCCGTGGCTGGCTGCATGTGCctagaggaggtggagaagttCTGGTTCAGAAAAGTAAAAGCCCTGCCAGGATCTGTCGCCTTCACCCGATTTCACTCATTTCTTCCTGCCTGGTGGCACGAGCTAACTGGCACATCCGGGCAATTCGAAGGAACACCTGGGGAGGACTTTTACTTTTGAAACTCAACTGCCCATCTGTGGTGCACAGTCATGGTGATGGGGCAGATTACCGAGCTCTGCTAGCTGACTCAGACCCCATCAAAGGAGGCCAGCTCCGCTCTACCTGAGTTCACTCCCAGCCCTGCTTGTGGGACACCAGGCTCTCAGTTTCACGCAGTCCTGAAAATCTTACTGAACTGcgtcaggtgtgtttggaacAGCAGTCGTGCATCTGCAGGACGTGGGTTGTTCGCATCTCGTAATGTTGCCTGTCAGACTTTTAAATGCCTTGCAGCTTTTGTGACCAATTCTCTAGAAGTAGCCATTTCAGAAGCGCTGTCGTTACTCTGTGTACGCTGAGATCGCTTAGACTGATCTCAGTCTGGTAGGGCATCTACTCCCCTGCGCCTTAAACACCCTTCTCCTGTTAACACGGAAAGGCTCGCTGCACGCCTGCGTGCACAAGGCAAACATGTTTATTAGGATTCCAAAGATGCGCAAGTTACTGACATTCCATCAGAGCACCTTGCCTAACAGGAATATGGGTGTTGTGAGCTAAATCTGCGTTTTGGGTGGCTTGTTTCATACGCAGCGTCCCAGTCAGCTCCAGCCCCCAGCAGACCTGGACCAGGCTGCTGCACTGACACTAGGACCTTGGTCGCACCTCCAACAGAGGGCTGTAGGGGGCTCCACGAGACACATGTTTTGGCGGGCTTCGCTGGCACCTCTTGCAGCTTGACGGGGTGTGCCATTTACTAGGAGTACTATGACTGAAGGCGTCATAAATTAGTTTACATATTTAGTTGACATATTCCTACTGATTGCTTCTAACTTTATTTAGGAAGTACCCTCTTCTTGCTTTTGTTTAGTGTAGGGTGTTGAGTGCTAATATAACAATCAGGAAGTAATGTTATCTGCAGGCAGGTCTCAATTCTGAGAAACGTGTCATTCTGATACTATCACACGCCCACATAGTGTTTGCATCCCAGGGCCATTTAATAAGACAGTACTTTGGACTGCCTGAGGGAAGTGGTGTTTACTCTGCACCAACACGCCTGATTCAGCTAACGCTGGGGTCTGGGAGTCGActtgggtgtgtttgagtggaggGTGTGATGGGTTGCACAGTGTTCTGGCCCTCCAGGTCTGGATCTGAGTAAGTGATCTGAATCAATAGAACAGAACCCCAGAGCAGGCTCAGTTGAGCCCCAATGGTGTTCGTTTGACACTGTGGGAAATTCATTTGAAACTCACCCATAAATGAAATGGAAGTGACTTGCTGGAAGGAGAGGAAAGTGGgaagagtgagtgtgagtgtgagtgccgTCTGAAATACTTCTCGCATGcccatatatacatatatagaagGTCCTATATAGAAGTTTCCTACTTCTCACTTGTATGGAAGTCAGAAATTCTTTTTATTAACTCTAAGGACGAtgataagctttttttttctttttttttttttctcctaagCATGTGTAATCTTTAAACTGAATCCTGGCAAAACTACTACCCTAGGAAACAATGCAACAATATATAGCATAAATGAATTCTTCAGGTTATACAGTATGTCAACATAGAATTTCTCATTTGTTCCAAGAGTCCTATTTTGTTATGCATAAATGGTGCACCCTTAGTATGAACTTACTTACCCCTATTCCAACCagatagctgtgtgtgtgtggggggggggtgggggtgggggcgtgtGAATGGGGGCAGGTTAGATTTGCTTCACCAGTGCTAAGAAATGGTTAATGCTGTGCCTTTCTCAATGCAATTGTGACTATACAGTAACTACCAATGTCAAGAGAGTTTTACGattgtaatataaaataatatcctaattattttattttcttcttcctcacaTAAATTAAGACTGGATGTTTTCCATGTTTCACATTgtacaattaaattattttgtgcaAATATTTGATACAAATATGCCAAAATTGTTCTCACATTAGGATATTTTTTTAAGCTAAAAGGTTACAGAGTTGTAAACATGTCTAAGATGTACACTTGAGGTACATGTCTAAGAAGATGTACacgttttgttttcttttttcattttttgtgcACATAATGTATTTGCCAGTTATTTTGGTGACGTAAAGGTGAAGGATAAATAAGTAtttggggggaggtgggggtctTGGCATATggctgttttatatttatatctgaAGGATGTTCTGTGGTTTtcatgctctttttttaattttagaatgatgtttttattttgaaatgattGTTTCTGGGTTCTCGGGGGAAGCTGTCAAAGCTGCATCTAATGGCCCCAGATCTATTCATTGTTTGAGGAGGGTCTCAGTAATGTGGTACATTTTGTAGGTTTTGGGAGATCTGTTTGACTGTCTTGATTTTTCAAAGTGTGTTTACTCTGTTTGGGGTACCAGTAGACTAAGGAGCCAGTGACCACAGGCAacttgttggtgtgtgtgcgtgtgtgtgtgtgtgtgtgtgtgtgtgtgtgcgtgtgcgtgcgtgtgtgcgtgcatgcgtgtgttttgtgtgaaataAAGATAGCATTTTCAGGGGTGAGAGAATTCACTAAAGCCATATTCTGACAGCAAGGTCCTGAGTTACCAACCCCACTAGCCACTGGGTGTGTTTTGTCATCTAacctgtatactgtatatgtacttAATATGTACTTCCATATGTGTTACATGTAGTCAGTATACATGGTACCCAATAACTGGGTGGTTTACATCATCCAGCTGCCTGTCATGGACTTGGTAGTGTCATGGCCTGTGCTCTTTTAGCAAAAACTACTTGTCCTAGTGAGTCCGGCcctgtgtacatgtttgtccTATCCAGTCCTATCCTTCATACAGACCTTTCACTGGTGTCAGTGGAAGGTTAAAATGAAGGTTAAAGTCAAGCACATGTAGGCTTTGTGGCGTCAGGACATGGCCATGAGACTCTACTAATCTTTAGTCATGAACCCTAAGGTTGAGGAAAGGAGTAGAAATATGATCTCATTTCCCCTCCACAGTCAGCTTTGGCTAATGTATGCACACATCCGCATGTCTTCTTTGTGTTCTAACTAACATTGTGGAACTGCATGTTTTAAAGTACATATCATGAAGATTCAGttcaattttctgttttttatttcaaaccCAACCACACAGGCCAGTTCTTCAGTCTGAGGTTACTTGGGGATGTTTGACACTACATGTGTTCAGTAGTTCTAAGGTGCCATGTCTCTGGCACTATGATGGCTTTGTAAATactctgtttaaaaaaaaaaaaaaaaaaaaaaaaaaaaaaaaattgggggtgggggggaaagCAGCTTTTGCTGGCTTGATTTTACTTAGTAGCCTCCTTTTTTTGAGGCTCATAATAAACATCAAATAGTgatcacttcctgtttcttaTCTGAGCCTCAAAACTGATTGTGTCTTCATTAATAGCCCccttaaaaatacagaaatagtTAGTGTCGTATCAGTATAGTCTGAAGAATGATTGGAAGAACCTACCAGATTAAAGGTAAGATGATTCTAGCTGGCAAACATGCTGAAAATTACAGCTTGTGTTTTAGTATGACCACACCACAGACTTTCTTGAATAAGGAATTTACAAACCTGATCTTTTGGTCTTTTAAGAAGTGCATGAACAAGATTAGACTGGGCCAGTATTTTTCTTAGAGTTGTGACATTTCCAGGTTGGCATGATATATGTATAAGGTATTTGTGACATCAAAAGATTGATCTCAGAACCGTTAGTTTCCATTAGATGTAGTTATACATGCTGCAGTATAGGCTGGGGTGGAATTCAGCAGCAAATTGGATAGGCATATGGAACAATCACATGTAAAGTGATCGCTgggaagaaaatatttttagtttattgttTCAAACAATGAGAAGAAGTGTGAAAGCAAACAAGTAGGTGCTGATTCCAAAAAGCTAATTAATCATATAGAAGTATAGTACTTAGACAGCTTCATCAGCCAAAGACATTCTTGTTATTGTTTGGTCATGTGGCATAAACATCTGGGTATTTATTGTCATCTCTCTTAGAGCCCCggggaaagagaaaggaagcTGAAATGTGAAACATCTACAAGGAAGGAGGAATTGGCAGCTGAAATGAGAAACATCTATGAGAGAGTGGAGGGGCCAAGAACCTATGCCTTATGATCCCACACCCAGCAGAACCTATGCCTTATGATCCCACAcccagcagaaacagaaaagaagaacTTCCACAAAAGTACCTCAGTGTAACAACAGTATTAGATTGACAACCAGTTTTGATAACGTTTTTAGTCACAGTTCATAATGTAATAATTGTACTAGGAAACTAGAagaatgttgtgtttttttaaagacttttactACATTCCATTGAAGTGGTTGTTGGGACTTTTAAACTTGGTCCATGGCTAAAAGGTTACTGCTGAATACCTTTTTGCTTTGGACACAGATTAAACCTAGGTAATTTTCAGTCCAGTCCATGAAGTATTGAAAAAAGTAGTTTCAAAATCAGGCCTCAGCACAGTGTTGCCCAGTACCAGAAGAAAGAACACACTGCCTCATGAGATTGAAGTTCAAGAACATGAATTTAAAGTGCTTTATttctatgtgtagtatgttttaGATGTAGTAtagttttgtcttttgttaTGTGAATGTGCCTAAAATCTATTATCTATTTTTTCAACTTTTACTTAGGCCTtaggttcttttttttattaatggaTTTCAGAGCAATATTTTATGCTTTCTGTATTCATTTTGTACACTACAATTTACATGATGGACACCAATATTCT
This window encodes:
- the slc35a2 gene encoding UDP-galactose translocator isoform X1 — its product is MAAGSEGPGSAGAEDKTPSCRQGQGEGEANRRLKYISLAVLVIQNASLILSIRYVRTLPGDHFFTTSAVVMAEILKVLTCLIILLAQRRGNIRAFVTLLYDSIVVQYRDTLKLSVPSLIYTLQNNLQYVAISNLPAATFQVTYQLKILTTALFSVLMLRKSLSRVQWLSLLLLFTGVAIVQVEQDGSKQKEAAVSPATQSYVKGLLAVVVSCLSSGFAGVYFEKILKGSSASVWLRNVQLGIFGTLLGLLGMWWNDGAAVAEKGFLFGYTPMVWGVIFNQAFGGLLVAVVVKYADNILKGFATSFSIIVSTVTSVYLFGFHVDLLFTLGAGLVIAAVYMYSLPKAVALPPSLGSAASSCSHGDSRMEAFLPNNPSPTCHLNSPRCSGLDFGAPALSFLLV
- the slc35a2 gene encoding UDP-galactose translocator isoform X2, which codes for MAAGSEGPGSAGAEDKTPSCRQGQGEGEANRRLKYISLAVLVIQNASLILSIRYVRTLPGDHFFTTSAVVMAEILKVLTCLIILLAQRRGNIRAFVTLLYDSIVVQYRDTLKLSVPSLIYTLQNNLQYVAISNLPAATFQVTYQLKILTTALFSVLMLRKSLSRVQWLSLLLLFTGVAIVQVEQDGSKQKEAAVSPATQSYVKGLLAVVVSCLSSGFAGVYFEKILKGSSASVWLRNVQLGIFGTLLGLLGMWWNDGAAVAEKGFLFGYTPMVWGVIFNQAFGGLLVAVVVKYADNILKGFATSFSIIVSTVTSVYLFGFHVDLLFTLGAGLVIAAVYMYSLPKAVALPPSLGSAASSCSHGDSRMEAFLPKAPGKEKGS